One genomic region from Phragmites australis chromosome 1, lpPhrAust1.1, whole genome shotgun sequence encodes:
- the LOC133883484 gene encoding uncharacterized protein LOC133883484, protein MALCANPDRVAIQAKLSEFDAQGLVDRLGHRSPGTIETPGVDAASGEEAASDPAQTGGPGAASGKLQASSRAAASSSRRTEGGGTAGSRAATALEDRGKHPRLFIPVESPPTPLPGEGGSRDDQSSSAGPSAGAASAVLEPHFGLLGPDSAPGDDAAGPQSSRRKRRREDSGPTPSSPEFRILAARWQYRRPTATPPTGAAENQGRLEASRPAPAREPSAPEPSASAEPGLASAATKPGLAGAMEPGPADAAAETETQPPPERSAPSEPAPSALSAGRLTAAWRVFDYRLAAARAANEGEQHAMDKGRKALEEARAEVTRERKTLEDARAELAREREDAARLAEASWQQAAGALARERQAQEREEAAVNRERAGEALQADLARQKDDVTS, encoded by the exons ATGGCGCTATGCGCCAATCCTGACCGGGTGGCGATTCAGGCGAAGCTgtcggagtttgacgcccaggggttggtcgaccggcTGGGGCACCGTAGTCCCGGGACCATCGAGACCCCCGGGGTGGACGCGGCATCCGGCGAGGAGGCTGCAAGCGATCCGGCGCAGACTGGGGGCCCGGGCGCCGCAAGCGGCAAGCTGCAGGCCAGCAGTAGGGCTGCtgcgagcagcagccgccgcaccgaaggaggaggcaccgccggcagcAGGGCAGCAACGGCGCTGGAGGATCGGGGAAAGCACCCCCGGCTCTTTATTCCTGTGGAGTCCCCACCGACGCCATTGCCAGGCGAGGGGGGAAGCCGGGATGACcagtcgtccagcgcggggccgtctGCAGGGGCGGCATCTGCCGTTCTGGAACCGCACTTTGGTCTGCTTGGGCCCGATTCGGCGCCCGGAGATGACGCGGCGGGCCCACAGAGCTCCcggcggaagagaaggagggaggactccgggccaacgCCATCGAGCCCGGAGTTTAGGATTCTGGCAGCAAGGTGGCAGTATCGAAGACCCACAGCCAC gccgcctacgggcgccgccgagAACCAGGGGCGGTTAGAGGCATCGAGGCCGGCACCAGCCCGCGAGCCAAGCGCGCCCGAGCCGAGTGCATcggcggagccagggctggcGAGCGCGGCGACGAAGCCAGGGCTAGCGGGGGCGATggagccggggccggcggacgcggcggccgagacaGAAACGCAACCGCCGCCCGAGCGTTCGGCGCcgtccgagcccgccccgagcgcgCTGAGCGCGGGGCGG CTTACCGCAGCTTGGCGCGTTTTCGACTACCGCcttgccgcggcgcgcgccgccaacgagggcGAGCAGCATGCTATGGATAAGGGGcggaaggccttggaggaggcccgcgcagAGGTCACACGGGAGCGGAAGACTCTGGAAGACGCCCGCGCGGAGCTCGCGCGGGAGCgcgaagacgccgcccgcctggccgaggcatcgtGGCAGCAGGCTGCCGGGGCCCTCGCCAGGGAGcggcaggcgcaggagcgggaggaggcggccgtgaaccgcgagagggcagGAGAGGCCCTCCAGGCTGACCTAGCCCGTCAGAAGGACGATGTCAcatcctga